A window from Halococcus salifodinae DSM 8989 encodes these proteins:
- a CDS encoding AAA family ATPase, with protein sequence MGVIGIVGLPGSGKSEAATVAREAGVPVVTMGDVIRRECRDRDLDPATHHGEVASALREEGGLEAIAERSLPIIEDALDDADTVLVDGIRSDVEATRFETAFGEAFTLVAIEAPFEIRAERIDARGRDTPAAAGGESLEARDERERGFGMDDAIADADLRIANIHSLDTFHERIQAL encoded by the coding sequence ATGGGAGTCATCGGAATCGTCGGGCTGCCGGGCAGCGGCAAGAGCGAGGCCGCGACCGTCGCCCGCGAGGCGGGGGTGCCCGTCGTGACGATGGGCGACGTCATTCGACGCGAGTGTCGCGATCGTGACCTCGATCCCGCGACACACCACGGCGAGGTGGCGAGTGCGCTTCGTGAGGAGGGGGGACTGGAAGCGATCGCCGAGCGTTCGCTGCCGATCATCGAGGACGCACTCGACGACGCCGACACCGTCCTGGTCGACGGCATCCGCTCCGACGTTGAGGCAACACGTTTCGAGACGGCGTTCGGTGAGGCGTTCACGCTCGTGGCGATCGAGGCCCCCTTCGAAATCAGAGCCGAGCGGATCGACGCCCGGGGGCGCGACACCCCGGCCGCGGCGGGCGGCGAGAGCCTCGAAGCGCGCGACGAGCGCGAACGTGGGTTCGGGATGGACGACGCGATCGCGGACGCCGATCTCCGGATCGCGAACATCCACTCGCTCGACACGTTCCACGAGCGGATTCAGGCGCTAC
- a CDS encoding SDR family NAD(P)-dependent oxidoreductase, whose amino-acid sequence MTRTVVIAGVGPGLGTSIARKFGAEGCKIGLFARSEEFVEELADELDETAGNALAVPTDITDPEAVAEGFETVREAFGPVDVLVNHASGGAWKGLRDLSVEEFDQALAVGARGGFLCSQEAVEDMLDEDGGTVIFTGATSSVRGNDGALAFSAGKFAVRGMAESMARDLGPEGIHVAHVVIDGGIRPPEREVQSSEEYLDPDAIAESYWHLVEQDESAWTLELDLRPHVEGF is encoded by the coding sequence ATGACACGCACAGTCGTTATTGCGGGCGTCGGCCCGGGCCTCGGCACGTCGATCGCCCGGAAGTTCGGGGCGGAGGGCTGCAAGATCGGGCTGTTCGCTCGCTCAGAGGAATTCGTCGAGGAGCTCGCCGACGAACTCGACGAAACAGCCGGGAACGCGCTCGCGGTGCCGACCGACATCACCGATCCGGAGGCGGTCGCAGAGGGCTTCGAGACCGTCCGTGAGGCATTCGGCCCCGTGGACGTACTCGTGAACCACGCCAGCGGCGGCGCATGGAAGGGGCTACGAGACCTCTCAGTAGAGGAGTTCGACCAGGCGCTCGCGGTCGGCGCGCGCGGTGGCTTTCTTTGCTCGCAGGAGGCCGTCGAGGACATGCTCGACGAGGACGGCGGCACGGTGATCTTCACCGGTGCGACCTCCTCAGTACGAGGCAACGACGGCGCGCTCGCGTTCTCGGCGGGCAAGTTCGCGGTCCGGGGGATGGCCGAGTCGATGGCGCGCGACCTCGGCCCCGAGGGCATCCACGTCGCCCACGTCGTCATCGACGGCGGCATCCGACCGCCCGAACGCGAGGTCCAGAGTTCGGAGGAGTACCTCGATCCCGACGCCATCGCCGAGAGCTACTGGCATCTCGTCGAGCAAGACGAGAGTGCGTGGACGCTCGAACTCGACCTGCGGCCGCACGTCGAGGGGTTCTAA
- a CDS encoding aminopeptidase, whose product MDPRIREHAQLVADAVDLSAGDDFVIKSEPPADDLVTALYEIAGERGANPLAIRTNRSGRAIRAYLQAADESGVEFETPGHQQALIEDADCHAVIRAHQNVTELGDVASETNAAYESAHSPILDERLGDRWTLTQYPTPANAQLAEMSTEAYENFVYDAILKDWDEQERFQAQMVEILDPAEEVRIVSGEGTDVRMSVAGNHTINDTNTNNLPGGEVFTAPVPDSVEGEVHFDKPVYRRGSEITDVRLTFEDGRVVEYSAEKNEDLLTSILDTDEGARRLGELGIGMNRDITEYTYNMLFDEKMGDTVHMAVGRAYEANVGEENEQNESAQHVDMIVDMGEDSRIEVDGEIVQRDGTFRFEDGFEE is encoded by the coding sequence ATGGACCCCCGCATCCGTGAGCACGCCCAGCTCGTCGCCGACGCCGTCGACCTCTCGGCGGGCGACGACTTCGTGATCAAATCCGAACCCCCGGCCGACGACCTCGTTACTGCGCTCTACGAGATCGCCGGCGAGCGGGGTGCGAACCCGCTCGCGATCCGGACGAATCGGAGCGGCCGGGCGATCCGGGCGTATCTCCAGGCGGCAGACGAGTCCGGCGTCGAGTTCGAGACGCCGGGCCACCAGCAGGCGTTGATCGAGGACGCCGACTGCCACGCCGTCATTCGAGCCCACCAGAACGTGACCGAACTCGGCGACGTCGCCAGTGAGACCAACGCGGCCTACGAAAGCGCCCACAGCCCGATCCTCGACGAGCGTCTCGGCGATCGCTGGACGCTGACTCAGTATCCGACTCCCGCGAACGCCCAGCTCGCCGAGATGAGCACCGAGGCCTACGAGAACTTCGTCTACGACGCCATCCTGAAGGACTGGGACGAACAGGAACGATTCCAGGCACAGATGGTCGAGATCCTCGACCCCGCCGAGGAGGTCCGGATCGTCTCGGGCGAGGGTACTGATGTACGGATGTCGGTCGCGGGCAACCACACGATCAACGACACGAACACCAACAACCTCCCCGGCGGCGAGGTGTTCACCGCACCCGTTCCCGACTCCGTTGAGGGAGAGGTTCACTTCGACAAGCCGGTCTACCGCCGCGGCAGCGAGATCACCGACGTCCGGCTGACCTTCGAGGACGGGAGGGTGGTCGAATACAGCGCCGAGAAGAACGAGGATCTCCTGACGTCGATCCTCGACACCGACGAGGGCGCGCGCCGGCTGGGCGAGCTCGGGATCGGGATGAACCGCGACATCACCGAGTACACCTACAACATGCTGTTCGACGAGAAGATGGGCGACACCGTCCACATGGCGGTCGGACGGGCCTACGAGGCGAACGTCGGCGAGGAGAACGAACAGAACGAGAGCGCCCAGCACGTCGACATGATCGTGGACATGGGCGAGGATTCGCGGATCGAAGTCGACGGCGAGATCGTCCAGCGCGACGGAACCTTCCGGTTCGAGGACGGATTCGAGGAGTAG
- a CDS encoding aminopeptidase, translating into MDPRVREHADVLVEHCCDVTADDNVLIHAPPAAEDLVVALYERLGERGARPALHWSSGRAGRAYARAMDPDEYRTADHTLAEMEETDVVFMIGGSRNTAETSDVAPEMSAARGRAHEPIFKERLDKQWVITQHPTAGNAQKAEMSTEAYEEFVYRAVNKDWDAQRELQAQMVEILDPAEEVRIVSGETTDITMSIDGMDAANDDGEMNMPGGEAFTVPVPDSVAGEVRFDKPLLRSGREIEDAFLRFEGGRVVDHSAEKNEELLTSILDTDEGARRLGELGIGMNRDIDQFTYNMLFDEKMGDTVHMAVGDAIGECVPEDAEKNESAQHVDMIVDMSEDSRIEVDGTVVQRDGTFRFEDGFEG; encoded by the coding sequence ATGGATCCGCGCGTCCGCGAGCACGCTGACGTTCTCGTCGAACACTGCTGTGACGTGACTGCCGATGACAACGTCCTGATTCACGCCCCGCCGGCGGCCGAGGATCTCGTGGTCGCGCTCTACGAACGCCTCGGCGAGCGCGGCGCACGACCCGCGCTCCACTGGTCGAGCGGGCGAGCCGGACGGGCGTACGCCCGGGCGATGGACCCCGACGAGTACCGCACCGCCGACCACACGCTCGCCGAGATGGAAGAAACCGATGTCGTGTTCATGATCGGCGGATCGCGAAACACCGCCGAAACCAGCGACGTGGCTCCCGAGATGAGCGCCGCACGGGGCCGGGCCCACGAACCGATCTTCAAGGAACGCCTCGACAAACAGTGGGTCATCACCCAGCATCCGACGGCTGGCAACGCACAGAAAGCCGAAATGAGCACCGAAGCCTACGAGGAGTTCGTCTACCGCGCGGTGAACAAAGACTGGGACGCCCAGCGCGAACTCCAGGCACAGATGGTCGAGATCCTCGATCCCGCCGAGGAGGTCCGGATCGTCTCGGGCGAGACCACCGACATCACGATGTCGATCGACGGGATGGACGCCGCGAACGACGACGGCGAGATGAACATGCCCGGCGGCGAGGCGTTCACCGTCCCGGTACCAGACTCGGTCGCTGGCGAAGTCCGCTTCGACAAGCCGCTCCTCCGGAGCGGTCGGGAGATCGAGGACGCCTTCCTCCGGTTCGAGGGCGGGAGGGTGGTCGACCACAGCGCCGAAAAGAACGAGGAGCTGCTGACGTCGATCCTCGACACCGACGAGGGTGCGCGCCGGCTGGGCGAACTCGGGATCGGGATGAACCGCGACATCGATCAGTTCACGTACAACATGCTGTTCGACGAGAAGATGGGCGACACCGTCCACATGGCAGTCGGGGACGCCATTGGCGAGTGCGTCCCCGAAGACGCCGAGAAAAACGAGAGCGCTCAGCACGTCGACATGATCGTGGACATGAGCGAGGATTCGCGAATCGAAGTCGACGGCACGGTTGTCCAGCGCGACGGAACCTTCCGGTTCGAAGACGGCTTCGAGGGATAA
- a CDS encoding DUF5783 family protein: MTEFSPAKFEDKYEHYFPELQTAYRNAFEQMGERYDSNLVHAIDQQVLNESEPFYDAADGNGETDGNGGFRIDLPDDPAKRVTGVVVDEEKLDRVLAEYVETLETELMAVFGLDDGSPKA, from the coding sequence ATGACCGAGTTCAGTCCCGCAAAGTTCGAGGACAAGTACGAGCACTACTTCCCCGAACTCCAGACCGCATATCGAAACGCCTTCGAGCAGATGGGCGAGCGCTACGACTCCAATCTCGTCCACGCGATCGACCAGCAGGTGCTGAACGAGAGCGAGCCGTTCTACGACGCGGCCGACGGGAACGGCGAAACCGATGGAAACGGGGGATTCAGGATCGATCTCCCCGACGATCCCGCCAAGCGCGTTACCGGCGTGGTGGTCGACGAGGAGAAACTCGACCGCGTTCTCGCGGAGTACGTCGAGACGCTCGAAACGGAGCTCATGGCGGTTTTTGGGCTCGATGACGGGAGTCCAAAAGCCTAA
- a CDS encoding NifU family protein: MSTETQGSDDDLREEISNFLRRNFPQIQMHGGSAAIQDLDRETGEVTVALGGACSGCGISPMTIQAIKSRMVKEIPEIEQVNASTGMDGGGAGDAGFGGGGMSPSFPGEGGGDDDEGPEAPF, translated from the coding sequence ATGAGCACGGAAACACAGGGGAGCGACGACGACCTGCGCGAGGAGATCTCGAACTTCCTGCGCCGGAACTTCCCCCAGATCCAGATGCACGGCGGCAGCGCCGCGATTCAGGACCTCGACCGCGAGACCGGCGAGGTCACGGTCGCGCTCGGCGGTGCCTGCTCGGGCTGTGGGATCTCGCCGATGACGATCCAGGCGATCAAGAGCCGGATGGTCAAGGAGATCCCCGAGATCGAGCAGGTCAACGCCTCGACCGGGATGGACGGCGGCGGCGCGGGCGACGCCGGCTTCGGCGGCGGCGGGATGAGTCCATCCTTCCCCGGCGAGGGCGGCGGTGACGACGACGAAGGACCCGAAGCCCCGTTCTGA
- a CDS encoding cation:proton antiporter codes for MLAQTVATTEIDLLIVFMIAAGVGIFVAKVGRFPYTIALLIAGFGISVIQTVTGIDLFPFELSHDLILLALLPPLLFEGAATTDINSFRANLVPILAMAVPGLVVSVLALGFVGQLAFGFPLLISLLFAAMILPTDPVSVLALFKELGAPERLSTLVEGESLLNDGVGVVIFTALLALAEEAQQSGTPAAELLTPSRIGSTVLDIAISSGGGLVVGLVAGYAVYRVMVNLDEHMTEIVLTLILTYGSFLLAEHYFHVSGVIATVVAGLLIGNRGAEHAMSPQTKLSVFNTLETAAFITNTFIFVAIGATTPVRNLVQYAGPILIAIPLVLAARAVAVYPLTAIANQVTDRKVPLNYQHVMLWGGLHGSIPIALALGLDASGLGGPLVTKLKAMVFGVAAFSLVVQGLSMAGLLDRLGIVTQSDDERLYELLSGRERATDAALEAAKNLHRRGDIPGNVYEDFTAEYEREQDDLHEAISQLMRENPELRREELLVGERRLLQREKGAIQDAMRDGVIADDIGDRLLEEVDLKLDRVNDGRSTVDEREENYEEFWRTQANEFGLDVDPRREGADD; via the coding sequence ATGTTGGCACAGACGGTCGCGACGACCGAGATCGACCTGCTTATCGTGTTCATGATCGCCGCCGGTGTCGGCATCTTCGTCGCGAAGGTCGGTCGGTTTCCCTACACCATCGCGCTCCTGATCGCGGGCTTTGGGATCTCCGTGATTCAGACCGTGACCGGGATCGATCTGTTCCCCTTCGAGCTCTCACACGATCTCATTCTGCTGGCGCTCCTGCCGCCGCTGCTGTTCGAGGGGGCGGCGACGACCGATATCAACTCGTTCCGAGCGAACCTCGTCCCGATCCTCGCGATGGCCGTTCCCGGCCTCGTGGTTTCGGTGCTCGCGCTCGGGTTCGTCGGCCAGCTCGCGTTCGGGTTCCCGCTGTTGATCTCGCTGTTGTTCGCTGCGATGATCCTGCCGACCGATCCGGTGAGCGTGCTCGCGCTGTTCAAGGAGCTCGGCGCGCCCGAGCGGCTCTCCACGCTGGTCGAGGGTGAGAGCCTGCTGAACGACGGGGTCGGCGTCGTGATCTTCACCGCGCTGCTCGCGCTCGCCGAGGAAGCACAGCAGTCCGGCACGCCGGCTGCGGAGCTGTTGACACCCTCTCGGATCGGGTCGACCGTGCTCGACATCGCGATCTCGAGCGGTGGTGGACTCGTCGTCGGGCTCGTCGCCGGCTACGCCGTCTACCGCGTGATGGTCAACCTGGACGAGCACATGACCGAGATCGTGCTCACCCTCATCTTGACCTACGGAAGCTTTCTGCTGGCCGAACACTACTTCCACGTCTCGGGCGTGATCGCGACGGTCGTTGCGGGGCTGCTCATCGGCAACCGTGGCGCGGAGCACGCGATGAGTCCCCAGACCAAGCTCTCGGTGTTCAACACGCTCGAAACGGCTGCGTTCATCACCAACACGTTCATTTTCGTCGCGATCGGCGCGACCACGCCGGTTCGGAACCTCGTCCAGTACGCGGGTCCGATCCTGATCGCGATCCCGCTCGTCCTGGCCGCGCGCGCCGTGGCGGTCTACCCGCTCACCGCGATCGCGAACCAGGTCACCGACCGGAAGGTCCCCCTGAACTACCAGCACGTGATGCTCTGGGGCGGCCTCCACGGCTCGATCCCGATCGCGCTCGCACTGGGGCTGGATGCGTCCGGCCTCGGGGGACCGCTGGTGACTAAGCTGAAGGCGATGGTGTTCGGGGTCGCCGCGTTCAGCCTCGTGGTCCAGGGACTCTCGATGGCGGGACTGCTCGATCGGCTCGGTATCGTCACCCAGTCGGACGACGAACGCCTCTACGAACTCCTCAGCGGCCGCGAACGGGCGACCGACGCTGCGCTCGAAGCCGCCAAAAACCTCCACCGGCGTGGGGACATCCCGGGCAACGTCTACGAGGACTTCACCGCGGAGTACGAGCGCGAGCAGGACGACCTCCACGAGGCGATCTCACAGCTGATGCGGGAGAACCCCGAACTCCGGCGCGAGGAGCTGCTGGTCGGCGAACGCCGACTGCTCCAACGCGAGAAGGGCGCGATCCAGGACGCGATGCGCGACGGCGTCATCGCCGACGACATCGGCGATCGACTGCTCGAAGAGGTCGATCTCAAGCTCGATCGTGTCAACGACGGTCGTAGCACGGTCGACGAACGCGAGGAGAACTACGAGGAGTTCTGGCGAACCCAGGCCAACGAGTTCGGGCTCGACGTCGACCCTCGGCGCGAAGGCGCGGACGACTGA
- a CDS encoding sulfatase, whose translation MSDRASNRNVLFVVMDTVRKDHLSCYGYDRETTPGLERFAEEAAVFEQAVAPAPWTLPVHASMFTGLYPGDHGATQENPYLEDATTLAESLSATHTSSCYSSNAWITPYTHLTDGFDRQDNFFEVMPGEFLSGPLARAWKTMNDSERLRQVADWLVGVGNAIHEHLASGGGADSKTPAVIDQTIEFIDGTDEPYFSFVNLMDAHLPYHPPDEHREKFAPGVDSTAVCQNSKEYNAGARDIDDDEWEAIGGLYDAEIHHVDDQLHRLFSWMRANGEWEDTLVVVCADHGELHGEHDLYGHEFGVYDPIVNVPLMVKHPDLDPGRYDEQVELIDLYHTVLDHAGAEGEGVPLDPERSLLGEGFRDEPNAFVEYYRPVVELNQLEGKASDAGIDLPKNSRFYSRMRAARRPAGKYIHNERIADEAYRLDEDPGETENVRDTDDPVIEDLETALSEFETDREAWTDVEDDAVLSGMGDDAKQRLEDLGYIE comes from the coding sequence ATGAGCGATCGCGCGTCGAACCGGAACGTCCTGTTCGTCGTCATGGACACGGTCCGGAAGGACCACCTCTCCTGCTATGGCTACGACCGCGAGACAACGCCCGGACTCGAACGGTTCGCCGAGGAGGCCGCCGTCTTCGAGCAGGCAGTCGCGCCAGCGCCGTGGACGCTTCCCGTCCACGCCTCGATGTTCACGGGACTGTATCCCGGCGATCACGGCGCGACCCAAGAAAACCCGTATCTCGAAGACGCCACGACCCTCGCCGAGTCGCTTTCGGCCACCCACACGAGCTCGTGTTACTCCTCGAACGCGTGGATCACCCCCTACACCCACCTCACCGACGGGTTCGATCGTCAAGACAACTTCTTCGAAGTGATGCCCGGCGAGTTCCTCTCGGGGCCGCTCGCGCGGGCGTGGAAGACGATGAACGACAGCGAGCGCCTCCGGCAGGTCGCGGACTGGCTCGTCGGCGTCGGCAACGCGATCCACGAACACCTCGCGAGCGGCGGCGGCGCGGACTCGAAGACGCCCGCAGTGATCGATCAGACGATCGAGTTCATCGACGGGACCGACGAGCCGTACTTTTCGTTCGTCAATCTGATGGACGCCCACCTCCCCTACCACCCGCCCGACGAACACCGAGAAAAATTCGCCCCCGGTGTCGACTCCACCGCTGTCTGCCAGAACTCGAAGGAGTACAACGCCGGCGCGCGCGACATCGACGACGACGAGTGGGAGGCAATCGGTGGACTGTACGACGCCGAGATCCACCACGTCGACGACCAGCTCCACAGGTTATTCTCGTGGATGCGGGCGAACGGCGAGTGGGAGGACACTCTCGTAGTGGTCTGTGCCGATCACGGCGAACTCCACGGCGAACACGACCTCTACGGCCACGAGTTCGGCGTGTACGACCCGATCGTGAACGTCCCGCTCATGGTCAAACATCCCGACCTCGATCCGGGCCGGTACGACGAGCAGGTCGAACTCATCGACCTGTACCACACCGTGCTCGATCACGCCGGGGCGGAGGGGGAGGGCGTGCCGCTCGATCCCGAGCGGTCGCTGCTCGGTGAGGGGTTCCGCGACGAGCCGAACGCGTTCGTGGAGTACTACCGCCCGGTGGTCGAGCTCAACCAACTGGAGGGGAAAGCGAGCGACGCGGGGATCGACCTCCCGAAGAACTCGCGGTTTTACTCCCGGATGCGGGCGGCTCGCCGGCCTGCGGGCAAGTACATCCACAACGAGCGGATCGCGGACGAGGCCTACCGGCTCGACGAGGACCCCGGCGAGACCGAGAACGTCCGCGATACCGACGACCCCGTGATCGAAGACCTCGAAACCGCCCTCAGTGAGTTCGAGACCGACCGCGAGGCGTGGACCGATGTCGAGGACGACGCGGTGCTCTCGGGGATGGGCGACGACGCGAAGCAGCGCCTCGAAGATTTGGGATATATCGAGTGA
- a CDS encoding ketopantoate reductase family protein, whose product MEIVVFGAGSLGSLVGGLCAREHRVTLVGRDPHIRAVRDSGLHVGGAFDFTVRPAARTDPPPAADLALVTVKAFDTDDAARALADCDLDTVCSLQNGLGNEEALATHLDGVLAGTCTYGARFVEPGRIDCTGIGEVALGTPDGGRSARAERVGRALRAAGIETTVADDMPRRLWKKLAVNAGINPTTALARVENGALAADPLHGIACEAARETARVAREQGIDLGDGEAAAALDAVVGATAANSSSMLQDVRAGRRTEIDAISGAVVDRASSPVPVSQTLAGLVRAWETAER is encoded by the coding sequence ATGGAGATCGTCGTCTTCGGTGCCGGCAGCCTCGGCAGCCTCGTCGGCGGCCTGTGCGCCCGCGAGCACCGCGTAACTCTCGTCGGACGCGATCCTCACATCCGGGCAGTCCGCGATTCTGGCCTCCACGTCGGCGGTGCGTTCGATTTCACCGTCCGTCCGGCCGCACGTACTGATCCACCTCCTGCTGCCGACCTCGCGCTGGTGACGGTCAAGGCGTTCGACACCGACGATGCTGCCCGCGCGCTCGCCGACTGTGACCTCGACACCGTCTGCTCGCTCCAGAACGGTCTCGGCAACGAGGAAGCCCTCGCCACGCATCTCGACGGCGTTCTCGCGGGAACCTGCACCTACGGCGCGCGATTCGTCGAACCGGGCCGCATCGACTGTACCGGGATCGGCGAGGTCGCGCTCGGCACACCCGACGGCGGTCGCTCGGCACGGGCCGAGCGGGTCGGCCGCGCGCTCCGAGCGGCGGGGATCGAGACCACCGTCGCCGACGACATGCCCCGCCGGCTCTGGAAGAAGCTCGCGGTCAACGCGGGTATCAACCCCACGACCGCGCTCGCACGGGTCGAAAACGGTGCGCTCGCCGCCGATCCACTCCACGGAATCGCCTGCGAGGCTGCCCGTGAGACCGCTCGTGTCGCGCGCGAGCAGGGGATCGATCTCGGGGACGGCGAAGCCGCCGCGGCGCTCGACGCGGTCGTCGGGGCCACTGCCGCGAACTCCTCCTCGATGCTGCAGGACGTGCGTGCGGGCCGGCGGACCGAGATCGACGCGATCAGCGGGGCCGTCGTTGACCGCGCCAGTAGTCCTGTGCCGGTAAGCCAAACACTCGCTGGGCTGGTTCGAGCCTGGGAAACCGCCGAGCGGTAG
- a CDS encoding DUF7130 family rubredoxin-like protein: MSDMGEEHVRASDGRRLRFEQTVYDEHGEELGTIRGFDDDGFYVTAEEGIVPLETEHSRGATPGAGEMDLMWRCWECGEVGKIDDIPEECPSCGAPKEDIYYWTED; this comes from the coding sequence ATGAGTGACATGGGTGAAGAACACGTCAGAGCGTCCGACGGCCGGCGGCTGCGCTTCGAGCAGACGGTGTACGACGAGCACGGCGAGGAGTTGGGAACGATCCGCGGGTTCGACGACGACGGGTTTTACGTGACGGCGGAGGAGGGTATCGTCCCGCTCGAAACCGAACACTCCCGAGGTGCCACGCCAGGCGCGGGCGAGATGGACCTCATGTGGCGATGTTGGGAGTGTGGCGAGGTCGGCAAGATCGACGACATCCCCGAGGAATGCCCGTCCTGCGGCGCACCGAAGGAAGACATCTATTACTGGACCGAGGATTAG